The Candidatus Omnitrophota bacterium genome contains a region encoding:
- the rpmH gene encoding 50S ribosomal protein L34: protein MKLNLRCKSNLKRKRKHGFRKRMKSRNGRTVLKRRRQKGRHKLAV, encoded by the coding sequence ATGAAGCTTAATTTAAGATGTAAGTCAAACCTGAAGCGGAAGAGAAAACACGGTTTCAGAAAACGCATGAAGAGCCGCAACGGCAGGACGGTCTTAAAAAGACGCAGACAGAAGGGCCGCCATAAGCTCGCCGTATGA
- the rnpA gene encoding ribonuclease P protein component: MIPDEKFRKKEHLLKSKDFFKVYKKGISYKAGGVILYVLANALGHNRLGFSIGSKAIKRSTVRNRIRRLFREAYRKNKGALKAGFDMVIVARKMPENITTYVSAEDVLLKLTAGTRLKT, translated from the coding sequence ATGATCCCCGACGAGAAATTCCGGAAAAAAGAACATCTTTTAAAATCAAAAGACTTCTTTAAGGTATACAAAAAAGGCATTTCGTATAAAGCGGGCGGGGTTATATTGTACGTGCTCGCGAATGCTCTCGGGCATAATCGTCTCGGTTTCTCGATAGGGTCCAAAGCGATCAAGCGCTCTACGGTTCGGAACAGGATACGCAGATTATTCCGGGAAGCCTATAGAAAAAATAAAGGCGCTCTTAAGGCCGGGTTTGATATGGTTATAGTGGCCAGAAAAATGCCGGAAAACATAACTACATATGTTTCTGCAGAGGACGTATTGCTAAAACTCACCGCTGGCACAAGGCTTAAAACATGA
- the yidD gene encoding membrane protein insertion efficiency factor YidD yields the protein MKKIAILALKFYRKYLSILMLQHCRFYPSCSQYAIDAIEKDGFSKGIFKSIWRILRCNPFSKGGYDPA from the coding sequence ATGAAAAAGATAGCTATTCTGGCATTAAAGTTTTACCGTAAGTATTTGTCAATATTAATGTTACAGCACTGCAGGTTCTACCCATCCTGTTCACAATACGCAATAGACGCGATAGAGAAAGACGGATTTTCAAAAGGAATATTTAAAAGCATCTGGCGTATTCTTCGGTGTAACCCTTTTTCAAAAGGCGGGTATGACCCCGCATAA
- the yidC gene encoding membrane protein insertase YidC yields the protein MEKRLIIAIALSILIIVGFQYFTVKPTRPSSSAPLTGQAAQASSAKAPAIVPIAEPAKLPDEKELEALTGKYALTFSNIGGSIKSIKLKDYNEANSKEPYCLSQASNPKEYLFNISDLSGSQNFDLVEYKAKTDGLTITYVLTTKDYEIRKKYILRNSSYGIDLELSVKNISVSPKGFNYSIVGGSGVTEKAKQDAISIEVASKIDGKSVKFKRPKIGERVMSVGMVGWSALKNKYFCIILKPFTQTRGAFYYEGSDGTLVTGVDSEKIVIEPGASIENKYALYAGPSSIPVLKEFGYGVEESVNYGIFGGISKALIVVLKGCHSVVRNWGLSIILLSLVLNVILFPLTAKSFKSMQKMQELHPQMEKLKVQFKDQPQKLNQEIMGLYKKYNINPFSGCLPILLQMPIFIALYQALMKSIELRGAGFLWIRDLSSTEAVSIPFSFPIIGNSINILPLIMVAAMVVQQKMSMSSSGAAVSEEQKQQQKIMLIMMPIMFGFIFYNMPSGLVLYWVVNTVLTIGEQAIILRRTV from the coding sequence ATGGAAAAACGGCTGATAATTGCAATCGCTTTATCGATCCTCATCATAGTAGGGTTCCAATATTTTACAGTTAAACCCACCCGCCCATCATCGTCGGCGCCGCTTACCGGACAGGCCGCCCAGGCTTCCTCCGCCAAAGCGCCTGCGATAGTGCCTATAGCCGAGCCCGCGAAATTGCCCGATGAGAAAGAGCTGGAAGCTCTGACCGGGAAATACGCGCTTACCTTCAGTAATATAGGCGGCTCGATAAAGAGTATAAAGCTCAAAGACTATAATGAGGCCAACTCTAAAGAACCGTACTGTCTCTCCCAGGCATCCAATCCAAAAGAATACCTTTTTAATATAAGCGATCTATCGGGTAGCCAAAATTTTGATCTTGTCGAATACAAGGCAAAGACAGACGGCTTAACCATAACATACGTCTTAACCACCAAAGATTATGAGATACGTAAGAAATATATTTTACGTAACTCAAGTTATGGCATTGACTTAGAATTATCGGTAAAGAATATATCTGTCTCACCAAAAGGATTTAATTATAGCATTGTCGGTGGCTCCGGCGTTACCGAGAAAGCCAAGCAAGACGCGATATCTATCGAAGTAGCTTCGAAAATTGATGGAAAATCAGTTAAATTCAAACGGCCAAAGATAGGTGAGCGCGTGATGAGCGTAGGCATGGTAGGCTGGTCAGCCCTTAAAAATAAATATTTTTGCATCATCTTAAAGCCTTTTACCCAGACACGCGGCGCTTTTTATTACGAAGGTTCAGACGGCACACTTGTAACGGGCGTAGATTCTGAAAAAATCGTTATCGAGCCAGGCGCCAGTATCGAGAATAAATATGCGTTATATGCCGGGCCAAGCAGTATACCGGTTCTGAAAGAATTCGGCTATGGTGTCGAGGAATCGGTAAATTACGGCATATTCGGCGGGATCAGTAAGGCACTAATCGTGGTTCTTAAAGGTTGCCATTCCGTCGTACGGAACTGGGGACTTTCCATAATACTTTTATCGCTTGTGCTAAACGTGATCCTATTCCCTCTCACCGCAAAGAGTTTCAAGTCGATGCAAAAGATGCAGGAGTTGCATCCTCAAATGGAGAAGCTGAAAGTTCAATTTAAAGACCAGCCACAGAAGCTTAATCAAGAGATAATGGGATTGTATAAAAAATACAATATCAATCCATTCAGCGGTTGCCTGCCCATACTTTTGCAGATGCCGATATTCATAGCTTTGTATCAGGCATTGATGAAATCTATAGAGTTGCGCGGCGCCGGGTTTTTATGGATACGGGATCTTTCATCGACGGAGGCAGTTTCTATCCCATTCTCTTTCCCGATAATCGGCAATTCTATAAACATACTGCCGCTTATTATGGTGGCCGCTATGGTAGTCCAGCAAAAGATGTCTATGTCATCTTCCGGTGCCGCTGTTTCTGAAGAGCAGAAACAACAGCAAAAGATAATGCTTATCATGATGCCGATAATGTTCGGATTCATATTCTATAATATGCCTTCCGGGCTCGTTTTGTACTGGGTAGTCAATACAGTACTTACCATAGGCGAACAAGCGATTATTTTGCGCCGCACTGTTTAG
- a CDS encoding AAA family ATPase, whose amino-acid sequence MAKIIAICNQKGGVGKTTTAINLSVYLALSDKKVLLIDIDPQGNATSGLGINKHNIKTSIYDLVIHEIDPHSVIIGTGINNLSLIPSTIALTGAEVELVGIMGREYRLKKALSPISIEYDFIIMDCPPSLGLLTVNALSAAGSVLIPIQCEYYALEGLSQLVNTINLVKENLNATLEVEGVLLTMADFRTNLTNEVIKEVRNFFKEKVYNTVIPRNIRLTEAPGFGKPIALYDKNSIGAQKYHDFMGELLGAKKDISKDFETKKLDNSNNENELEKINEGDVKS is encoded by the coding sequence ATGGCGAAAATAATAGCGATTTGCAATCAAAAAGGCGGCGTAGGAAAGACAACTACGGCTATAAACCTGTCGGTTTATCTCGCCCTGTCGGATAAAAAAGTTCTCCTTATAGATATCGACCCACAAGGTAATGCCACAAGCGGATTAGGCATAAACAAACATAATATCAAAACCAGTATCTACGATCTTGTAATCCACGAGATAGACCCGCATAGCGTTATAATAGGAACTGGAATTAATAACCTCTCCCTTATCCCATCCACAATAGCATTAACCGGAGCGGAGGTAGAGCTCGTCGGTATTATGGGCCGCGAATACCGTCTGAAAAAGGCCCTCTCCCCCATTTCCATAGAATATGATTTCATTATAATGGACTGCCCCCCATCTCTCGGATTACTGACTGTAAATGCCCTTTCTGCCGCAGGTTCGGTGCTTATACCGATCCAGTGCGAATATTATGCGCTGGAAGGTTTAAGCCAATTAGTCAACACCATAAATCTCGTTAAGGAAAACTTAAACGCTACCTTAGAGGTTGAGGGCGTTTTGTTGACGATGGCGGACTTCAGGACTAACCTTACAAATGAAGTTATCAAGGAAGTGCGCAACTTCTTTAAAGAAAAGGTTTATAATACTGTAATACCAAGAAATATCAGGCTAACCGAAGCTCCTGGTTTTGGAAAACCAATCGCGCTTTATGATAAGAATTCTATCGGTGCGCAAAAATACCATGATTTTATGGGAGAATTATTAGGAGCAAAAAAAGATATCTCCAAAGATTTCGAAACAAAAAAACTCGATAACTCCAATAATGAAAATGAGTTAGAAAAAATAAATGAAGGAGATGTTAAGTCATGA
- a CDS encoding ParB/RepB/Spo0J family partition protein yields MTSKALGKGLSALIPTRDDSQENRESVLRIPISKIRINKYQPRLEFNKEKLDELTSSIKEKGVVQPVLVRASQDGYELIAGERRLRAVTNLGMESIPAIVKNVADIDMLELSLIENIQREELNPMEEASAFQKFITDFNFTQERIATAVGKDRSTVANTLRLLTLPKKIQDFISKGSITAGHAKAILSVPTENDRLRVCNLVVKKGLSVRETEALAARRAAGETEEAKVREKDQDIADLENKLQQFFGTKVKIFHGNKRGRIQIEYYSTEDLNRILELFSPKPQV; encoded by the coding sequence ATGACAAGCAAAGCATTAGGTAAAGGTTTAAGTGCGCTTATACCAACGCGAGATGATTCACAAGAGAATAGAGAGTCAGTATTAAGAATACCAATATCTAAAATTAGAATAAACAAATACCAACCACGCTTGGAGTTTAATAAAGAAAAGTTAGATGAGCTTACCAGCTCTATAAAAGAGAAGGGTGTCGTTCAACCGGTACTGGTTAGAGCGTCACAGGACGGGTATGAGCTTATCGCAGGTGAAAGACGGCTCAGGGCGGTTACCAATTTGGGAATGGAGTCTATACCGGCCATCGTGAAAAATGTCGCGGATATCGACATGCTGGAGTTGTCGCTTATCGAGAATATACAGCGCGAAGAGTTAAATCCGATGGAAGAAGCGTCAGCTTTTCAGAAATTTATAACAGATTTTAATTTTACGCAGGAAAGAATAGCCACAGCTGTCGGGAAAGACCGTTCTACCGTAGCGAACACACTACGATTATTAACGCTTCCTAAAAAAATACAGGATTTTATATCCAAGGGCAGTATCACAGCCGGGCACGCGAAAGCCATACTCTCTGTCCCGACGGAGAATGACCGTCTCAGGGTCTGCAATCTTGTGGTGAAGAAGGGGCTTTCGGTAAGGGAGACAGAGGCTTTGGCCGCGCGCAGAGCCGCAGGGGAAACGGAAGAGGCGAAAGTACGTGAAAAAGACCAGGACATCGCCGACCTCGAGAATAAATTACAGCAGTTTTTCGGTACAAAAGTGAAGATATTCCACGGAAATAAGAGGGGGCGCATACAGATAGAGTATTATTCGACCGAGGACTTGAACCGCATACTCGAACTTTTTTCCCCGAAGCCGCAAGTTTAA
- a CDS encoding nucleoside-diphosphate kinase yields MIQQTLVLIKPDGLKKSLTGNILTRLSETKLDIIATKIVKVSKELAAEHYRELKDKPFFNDLLKYLMGEYHKKKVMALVYWGEDAIDKVRKVCGSTNPEEADAVSIRGAYGRITTKGVYENVIHASANPKDAEREIKLWFSPDEILETPYPTKTIKASGEKKVWQE; encoded by the coding sequence ATGATCCAGCAGACGCTTGTTCTTATAAAGCCGGACGGATTAAAAAAATCCCTTACAGGGAACATCCTTACGCGATTATCGGAGACAAAGCTCGATATAATTGCCACCAAGATAGTTAAGGTTTCCAAAGAGCTTGCGGCGGAGCACTACAGGGAACTCAAAGATAAACCATTCTTCAATGATCTTTTAAAATATCTCATGGGTGAATATCATAAAAAGAAGGTTATGGCACTGGTGTATTGGGGCGAGGACGCGATAGATAAAGTGCGCAAGGTATGCGGCTCGACGAATCCGGAAGAAGCCGATGCCGTATCCATACGCGGGGCGTACGGCAGGATCACCACCAAGGGTGTATATGAGAACGTTATTCACGCGTCGGCAAATCCGAAGGACGCCGAACGGGAAATAAAACTGTGGTTTTCGCCCGACGAGATACTGGAAACGCCGTATCCGACGAAGACGATAAAAGCGTCCGGCGAAAAGAAAGTGTGGCAGGAATAA
- a CDS encoding YicC family protein: MIKSMTGFGKGEARFKTGKVVVEIKTVNHKFLEATLKLPTGLTALEDKIKEVLQKKLKRGKVYLNLTHDGSLLKGERISINRKAARNYYNELAGLGKYLGLKEEVSMKEILALPGVINFDALDRGIEEFWPKTKKALDMAIEKLVIDRQKEGKALYLDLTGRTKKIASMLATIRSRAHLNIEEYRKRFADRVKDLTGGRDIDMGRLEMEVAIFAKNSDISEEITRLENHLSNFNKTIACDGEVGKKIDFIAQELHREINTIGSKASDFKIAKNVIEIKGEIEKIREQAKNLE, translated from the coding sequence ATGATTAAATCTATGACAGGGTTTGGTAAAGGCGAGGCGCGTTTTAAAACCGGCAAAGTTGTGGTCGAGATCAAGACGGTAAATCATAAATTTCTCGAAGCGACGCTTAAATTACCGACGGGGCTCACAGCGCTCGAAGATAAGATAAAAGAGGTTTTACAGAAGAAGCTGAAGAGGGGAAAGGTGTACCTCAACCTTACGCACGATGGATCGCTTTTAAAAGGCGAGAGGATATCGATAAACAGGAAGGCCGCGCGAAATTATTATAATGAGCTCGCCGGGCTTGGGAAATATCTCGGGTTGAAAGAAGAAGTAAGCATGAAAGAGATCCTGGCCCTGCCGGGAGTGATAAATTTCGACGCCTTAGATCGCGGCATTGAGGAATTCTGGCCAAAGACGAAAAAGGCTCTCGATATGGCGATAGAGAAACTCGTTATCGACAGGCAAAAAGAGGGGAAGGCGCTCTACCTGGATCTCACCGGCCGTACGAAAAAAATCGCCTCGATGCTTGCTACTATAAGAAGCCGCGCGCATCTCAATATAGAAGAGTACAGGAAGAGATTTGCCGACAGGGTCAAGGATCTTACCGGCGGACGCGATATAGATATGGGCCGCCTCGAGATGGAGGTTGCGATTTTCGCTAAAAATAGCGATATATCCGAAGAGATAACCCGGCTCGAGAACCATCTTTCCAATTTCAACAAGACGATAGCCTGCGACGGAGAGGTAGGCAAAAAGATCGATTTTATCGCCCAGGAACTCCATCGCGAAATAAATACCATCGGTTCGAAAGCGAGCGATTTCAAGATAGCCAAAAACGTCATAGAGATAAAAGGCGAAATAGAGAAGATACGCGAACAGGCCAAAAATCTAGAATGA
- the gmk gene encoding guanylate kinase — protein MNARIFVISAPSGSGKTTLCNKLLKDGPALENSISMTTRPPRPGEKDGVDYRFVSEKYFRASIKKDAFLEYEENFGNFYGTPKDFVEDNLRKGRSVLLSIDVKGAMKVKKQFPAKSVLIFIMPPSIAVLEKRLRLRKSEDDDAISRRLSLAREEMAYKDKYDYIIVNDRLDAAYEKLKEVVVSELKTEGV, from the coding sequence ATGAACGCGCGCATATTCGTGATATCCGCCCCGTCGGGAAGCGGTAAGACCACTTTATGCAATAAGCTTTTAAAGGACGGCCCGGCGCTGGAAAATTCCATATCCATGACGACGCGCCCACCGCGTCCCGGAGAAAAAGACGGCGTCGATTACCGGTTCGTATCCGAAAAATATTTCCGGGCCTCCATAAAAAAGGACGCATTCCTCGAATACGAAGAGAACTTCGGGAATTTTTACGGTACGCCGAAAGATTTTGTAGAAGATAACCTCAGAAAAGGCAGGAGCGTTCTTTTAAGCATCGATGTAAAAGGCGCAATGAAAGTAAAGAAGCAGTTTCCGGCGAAGAGCGTGCTTATATTCATAATGCCGCCTTCGATCGCAGTGCTCGAAAAGAGATTGCGGTTGAGAAAGTCCGAGGATGACGACGCCATTTCGCGGCGGCTTTCGCTCGCAAGAGAGGAGATGGCGTATAAAGACAAGTACGACTATATCATAGTAAATGACCGGCTCGACGCCGCGTATGAAAAATTAAAAGAAGTCGTGGTTTCGGAACTAAAAACTGAAGGAGTATAG
- the rpoZ gene encoding DNA-directed RNA polymerase subunit omega codes for MPEIDIQKLLNKVGSLYKLVVLTSLRAVELGDPSANFSGGKTDTKTINAALKEIADGKIEYKIKEKK; via the coding sequence ATGCCAGAGATAGACATACAGAAATTATTGAATAAAGTCGGCAGTTTATATAAACTCGTTGTCCTGACTTCATTAAGGGCTGTGGAACTCGGGGATCCTTCGGCGAACTTCTCCGGCGGCAAAACGGATACCAAAACGATAAACGCGGCATTAAAAGAGATCGCCGACGGCAAAATCGAGTATAAAATTAAAGAGAAAAAATGA
- a CDS encoding flavoprotein codes for MIKKTGPVVLGVTGSIAAYRSCEIISALRKEGVEVQPVLTKEGAEFITPLSLQTLARNKVAMGMFETPEKWEPVHTAIADRAGLILIAPATANVIGKLANGICDDLLTCIVFATNAPVLIAPAMNEKMYEHKIVRENIAKLKAIGYKFVGPSKGRLACGHVGTGHIADTKEIVKEAVRLLK; via the coding sequence ATGATCAAGAAGACCGGCCCGGTGGTACTGGGCGTTACAGGCAGTATTGCGGCATACCGCTCGTGCGAGATCATAAGCGCTCTCCGTAAAGAAGGCGTGGAAGTACAGCCCGTATTGACTAAAGAGGGTGCCGAGTTCATAACGCCTTTGTCCCTGCAGACCTTAGCGCGCAACAAGGTCGCGATGGGCATGTTCGAGACCCCGGAGAAGTGGGAGCCGGTGCATACCGCGATAGCGGACAGGGCGGGCCTTATACTGATAGCGCCCGCGACGGCAAACGTGATAGGTAAGCTCGCCAACGGCATATGTGACGACTTGCTTACCTGTATCGTATTTGCGACGAACGCGCCCGTTTTGATAGCGCCGGCCATGAATGAGAAGATGTATGAGCACAAGATAGTGCGCGAGAATATAGCAAAGCTTAAGGCGATCGGTTATAAGTTCGTCGGCCCGTCGAAGGGGCGGCTGGCATGCGGCCACGTAGGCACAGGCCATATCGCCGATACAAAGGAGATAGTAAAAGAGGCTGTAAGGCTTCTGAAGTGA
- a CDS encoding phosphopantothenoylcysteine decarboxylase — MIPVLVTAGPTREKIDPVRFISNYSTGTFGYAIAREAFRRGHDVTLVSGPTHIEAPRGVRLLKIETAMEMRREVLKRAKPGTLVIMAAAVCDWAPMKMAAGKIKRKSSGLSIKLKENPDILKELGQSKKNILVGFALETENLEKNALEKLKKKHLDMVVANKLTKKSALFGSGATDVVIIDRFGRKAAYRGRTKQELAKIILDKASNFNI; from the coding sequence ATGATCCCCGTCCTCGTAACCGCAGGCCCCACGCGCGAGAAGATAGATCCCGTCAGGTTCATATCGAACTATTCCACCGGAACGTTTGGATATGCTATCGCGAGAGAAGCTTTTCGCAGGGGGCACGATGTTACGCTGGTTAGCGGGCCAACTCATATCGAAGCACCGCGCGGCGTCAGGCTTTTAAAGATCGAAACCGCTATGGAAATGCGCCGGGAGGTATTAAAGAGGGCAAAGCCCGGCACATTGGTGATAATGGCCGCCGCGGTCTGTGATTGGGCTCCGATGAAGATGGCCGCAGGTAAGATAAAGAGAAAAAGCTCCGGGCTTTCCATTAAACTTAAAGAGAATCCGGATATATTAAAAGAGCTTGGGCAGAGCAAGAAAAACATTCTGGTTGGCTTTGCGCTTGAAACCGAAAATTTAGAAAAGAATGCCCTGGAGAAGCTAAAGAAGAAGCATCTGGATATGGTGGTGGCCAATAAACTGACCAAAAAAAGCGCGTTATTCGGTTCGGGTGCTACAGATGTGGTGATCATAGACAGGTTTGGCCGGAAAGCGGCATATCGAGGCAGAACCAAGCAGGAATTGGCCAAGATTATCCTTGACAAGGCCTCGAATTTTAATATATAG
- a CDS encoding type II secretion system protein, with protein MLKKRSFTITELLIVAVVFLAMIAVLMPFVRMAKARSRRMYCANNLRQIRLGLRKYAMEHKNNFPATLGELYPNYVIGQDVFDCPASKTIGTKDSPDYSYAPGLTEVSSGDKVIAQDKDGNHKEAGKHILRVNGSVEWVK; from the coding sequence ATGTTAAAAAAGCGTTCCTTTACGATAACAGAATTACTGATAGTGGCTGTGGTGTTTTTAGCCATGATAGCGGTGCTTATGCCATTCGTCAGAATGGCGAAGGCGCGCTCTCGCAGGATGTATTGCGCTAACAATTTGAGGCAGATAAGGTTAGGATTACGCAAATATGCAATGGAGCATAAAAATAATTTTCCGGCAACTTTAGGTGAATTATATCCTAACTATGTTATCGGGCAGGACGTGTTTGATTGCCCGGCCAGCAAAACGATCGGAACAAAAGATAGTCCGGATTACAGTTATGCCCCAGGGCTCACGGAAGTGTCATCGGGCGATAAAGTGATAGCGCAGGATAAAGACGGTAATCACAAAGAAGCCGGCAAGCATATATTGAGGGTCAACGGTTCGGTCGAGTGGGTGAAGTAA
- the thrS gene encoding threonine--tRNA ligase, which yields MDLATLRHSTSHVMAQAVKSLWPDVKLGIGPSIEDGFYYDFEKEEPFVPEDLELIENRMREIIQKNYKFEKKEMKKAEAVKLFKKMKEKYKVDLIEKIPGDTVTIYQDGDFIDLCRGPHIDSTGGIKAFKLLSLAGAYWHGIETNPMLRRIYGTAFDTEKELQNYLTLLEEAKKRDHRVLGKQLEFFSFNEEVGPGLVLYHPKGARLRSIIEDYIRKEHLKRGYELVLGPHIMKSDIWIESGHYEYYKENMYMFEIEGQEYAIKPMNCPGHILVYRSKTRSYKDLPIRYFELGTVYRNEKSGVLHGLLRVRGFTQDDAHIFCLRDQVEDEIIKVINFVIDTLNVFGFEDFSVEVSTRPEKSIGNDADWETAERALIQALKRKYLNYTINEGDGAFYGPKIDIKLKDALKREWQCATIQCDFALPERFNLTYVGQDGKEYRPIMLHRVILGSLERFMGALIEHFAGALPLWLAPVQCAIIPISDKALEYAKKTEALFVENGVRVSLDHRNERLQKKIRDAELEKIPYMIIVGEKEAAGGVLSIRSKAQGDMGIMTPEEFIQMINKEIKEKVR from the coding sequence ATGGATCTGGCAACGCTAAGACACAGCACGTCGCACGTGATGGCACAGGCGGTAAAGAGCCTGTGGCCCGACGTGAAGCTCGGTATCGGCCCGTCGATAGAGGACGGGTTCTATTACGATTTCGAAAAGGAAGAGCCGTTCGTGCCGGAAGACCTCGAACTGATAGAGAATAGAATGCGCGAGATAATACAGAAGAACTATAAGTTTGAGAAAAAAGAGATGAAGAAAGCGGAAGCCGTAAAGCTCTTTAAAAAAATGAAAGAAAAATACAAAGTCGATCTCATCGAAAAAATACCCGGGGATACGGTTACCATTTACCAGGACGGGGATTTTATAGACTTATGCCGCGGCCCGCACATCGATTCGACGGGCGGAATAAAGGCGTTTAAATTATTGTCTCTGGCCGGGGCATATTGGCACGGTATAGAGACCAACCCCATGTTAAGACGCATCTACGGTACGGCGTTCGATACGGAAAAGGAACTGCAGAATTATCTGACTTTACTGGAAGAAGCGAAAAAACGCGACCACAGAGTGCTCGGTAAACAACTGGAGTTTTTCAGTTTCAATGAAGAGGTTGGGCCGGGGCTCGTCCTGTACCATCCGAAGGGCGCGCGACTGCGCAGTATCATAGAGGATTATATAAGGAAAGAGCACTTGAAGCGTGGCTACGAGCTCGTGCTTGGCCCGCATATAATGAAGAGCGATATCTGGATAGAGTCGGGCCATTACGAATATTATAAAGAGAATATGTACATGTTCGAGATCGAGGGACAGGAATACGCGATAAAGCCGATGAACTGCCCCGGACATATATTAGTCTATCGATCAAAGACCAGAAGTTACAAAGATCTGCCGATCAGGTATTTTGAGCTTGGCACTGTGTATAGAAACGAAAAGTCCGGCGTTCTACACGGGCTTCTGCGCGTTCGCGGATTTACGCAGGACGACGCGCACATATTCTGTTTACGCGACCAGGTTGAGGACGAGATAATAAAGGTCATTAATTTCGTTATCGACACGTTGAATGTGTTCGGGTTCGAGGATTTCTCCGTCGAGGTATCGACGAGGCCCGAGAAATCTATCGGTAATGACGCCGATTGGGAAACGGCCGAACGCGCTCTCATTCAGGCTTTGAAACGCAAATATTTAAATTACACCATCAACGAAGGCGACGGCGCTTTTTATGGGCCGAAGATAGACATAAAACTTAAAGATGCTTTGAAGCGCGAATGGCAGTGCGCGACGATACAATGCGATTTTGCCCTGCCGGAGCGGTTCAATCTTACTTACGTGGGCCAGGATGGAAAAGAATACCGTCCGATAATGTTGCACAGGGTTATTTTAGGCTCTCTGGAACGCTTCATGGGGGCCCTGATAGAACATTTCGCGGGGGCGCTACCTTTATGGCTTGCGCCGGTTCAATGCGCGATAATTCCGATATCGGATAAAGCGCTTGAATATGCCAAAAAGACGGAAGCCTTGTTTGTCGAAAACGGCGTCAGAGTTTCTCTCGATCATAGAAATGAGCGTCTGCAGAAGAAGATACGCGACGCGGAACTCGAGAAGATACCGTATATGATAATCGTGGGAGAGAAGGAGGCCGCCGGCGGAGTTCTGTCGATACGGTCGAAAGCTCAGGGCGACATGGGGATAATGACGCCCGAAGAGTTCATTCAAATGATAAATAAAGAGATAAAAGAAAAAGTGAGGTAA
- the infC gene encoding translation initiation factor IF-3, whose translation MAKKELRINNRIRVREVRCVGEAGEQLGVLPTPDALKRAEEAGLDLVEVAPTAVPPVCRIMDYSKYKYEQEKREKEARKKQKIVHLKEIRLGPKIGEHDYQFKLRNLEDFLKRGDKVKVTMMFRGREMAHVDLGRKLFDRLASDISQIGEVEEPPRQEGRFINMVVRAK comes from the coding sequence ATCGCTAAGAAAGAGCTGAGGATAAATAACCGGATAAGAGTAAGAGAGGTCAGGTGTGTCGGCGAAGCCGGCGAACAACTCGGGGTGTTGCCCACGCCGGATGCGTTGAAGAGGGCCGAAGAGGCAGGGCTCGACCTTGTCGAAGTGGCTCCGACGGCAGTGCCGCCTGTTTGCAGGATCATGGATTATTCGAAATACAAATACGAACAGGAGAAACGCGAGAAAGAGGCGCGAAAGAAACAGAAGATAGTGCATCTAAAAGAGATACGGCTCGGGCCCAAGATAGGCGAGCATGACTATCAGTTCAAGCTCAGAAATCTCGAAGATTTTCTGAAACGAGGCGACAAGGTGAAGGTTACCATGATGTTCAGGGGCAGGGAGATGGCCCACGTCGACCTTGGCAGGAAGTTATTCGATCGCCTTGCGAGCGATATTTCGCAGATAGGCGAAGTTGAGGAACCGCCCAGGCAGGAAGGCCGTTTTATCAATATGGTGGTCAGGGCAAAATAG
- the rpmI gene encoding 50S ribosomal protein L35 yields the protein MPKLKTNRSVKKRMRVTKSGKIKRFKANKSHLLTGRTGKRKRHLTKATYVSKSFENIMHKLLPYGA from the coding sequence ATGCCAAAACTAAAGACCAATAGAAGCGTTAAAAAAAGAATGAGAGTGACGAAATCCGGCAAGATAAAAAGGTTCAAGGCTAATAAGAGCCATCTTTTGACCGGCAGGACGGGGAAGCGGAAACGGCATCTGACAAAAGCCACATATGTCTCGAAGAGTTTTGAGAATATTATGCACAAGCTCCTGCCATACGGAGCGTAA